One Gadus morhua chromosome 13, gadMor3.0, whole genome shotgun sequence genomic window carries:
- the LOC115556979 gene encoding NFX1-type zinc finger-containing protein 1 isoform X5 — MDGSAEYTEDGESKKKNYGRGGNSRFRGRRRASSECKIRVERGGGHSGVADGTAATGRAGPGEDRGGIGGRRGVGRGQRRPDVRERSITGSQVGRGHERGTCRGGGISGRGGDRSLGRTGDRERRGGDARSGRGGRRGGMAPGAGDFARHAARERSGSLTVPADQRDQSARGGRCASRGRGGDRGARPRAPQSRSAPPSDTRGGAPHGRRMTYTMLAELSEKPPSEVAITLSSSPAFQELLEERDIRHDLVQLVCSALSRAFQSRVDRRTVQHLAGVVKDSGFLRTILPQYVGGMSAESDPTRREQYPQHFDNLIAVLSKVLSIFPASSVQAVSVLVVLLRASLIGLRDSGVDIARPTEEKLEDIQALIQQLQERSREGSLRSDRDHLPLLSDQLDNEGEEELENFRTIPIYPTREEYHENKTPYLRPNATTGQYADTETYLDTHFRLLREDFVRPLREGIQRLICHLDQGKNTQQLKKERFDDISVYFDAKLESPLCTRSGIAYVIKFDVKPLKFVRWENSKKLLYGSLLCMSCDFFENFLFATISERELKDVKKGRIQVIFSDESKQKLATMQTNRPFLMVETSAYFEAYRHVLEGLQEVRGDELPFQRYIVECSPDVQPPRYLRGNDMYNLEQVADPKKKKKIKPFHCLRPADWPAKETLDLDESQMEAFQLALTQELAIIQGPPGTGKTHVGLKIAKALLTNQGLWSAHQEAAPMLVVCYTNHALDQFLEGIHTFLKKGIVRVGGRSNSTILEPFLLKHQLEIFRRGNGMPKHLRYAFKDILRDMVKWEHIIKDHAVQLQCSQKGVLREHILQKFISDRHWHSLEQPAMPIPEWYQVQSQMVEWLGLGPTIIQQEAEKEAHEDMETDDHTEAEVVADEFIQIIEEADLIHAERFIEDGFESNGEQEEQQGEELILAVNFEKVSIQEGQSEQEWQIQAKQRKRIKLTIQKELDKESDMTEAEEKAIFDIWHLSMADRWRLYRLWVSRYRYFLQDQLQQSEEEYQNTVERLEEVRLNEKICLLRSAKVIGMTTTGAAKFRKILQEVRPRLVIVEEAAEVLEAHTITSLNPECQHLILIGDHQQLRPSATVYDLAKRYDLEVSMFERLVKNDFPFVRLNYQHRMRPDIACLLTPHIYPELENHPSVMDYDNVKGIKTNLFFLEHSHLEENLRDGKSHENKHEAMFVVALCRYLLMQDYNPEQITILTTYSGQLFCLRNMMPSSEFAGVKVHVVDKYQGEENDIVLLSLVRSNAKGIVGFLSIPNRVCVALSRAKKGLYCIGNSAILSKVKLWSNIFGTLKEKEQMGKALTLCCQNHPEKQIQAACSEDFKQAPEGGCLTPCEFRLDCGHVCERVCHPYDPQHKKYKCEKNCERKLCDRGHKCPLACHRQCPACPVKIEKTLPGCGHKQMVPCYMDPADFKCIAPCEKSLQCGHQCKAKCGGPCTINCKVMVPFILECGHTQSDYCFYKTKEYEPNCRTPCDLQLKCGHSCTGTCYECNQGRYHLPCSYQCERLLICSHKCREPCTGECPPCKLPCENVCIHSKCKKRCGQPCAPCAEPCAWQCLHQSCSKLCHEPCDRPPCTKPCSKMLGCGHPCIGLCGDKCPNKCRVCDHDEVTEIFFGSEDDPEAYFIQLEDCGHIVESEAMDTYMEMDQKSEDNEQMVIKLKECPRCRTPIRRNLRYGSHINRSLAEIEKVKEKITGHKIDIETESNTLTVQWETNRQLLTHLPDICNERVQSQLSASHITANELVVVEHTMLFMERAAMLLKIQKEEMTGNHSLRFTDKVDVFLQWLLHPKQKFTEQQVSDLQKELQRLTLLAELNARCTMADQRQQITKIQAGVDDIRKVLDKIDPFTEQDADKVKLALLNLDEKLPYTGLGISDKEREMVVSALKLPPGHWYKCPNGHIYIITECGGAMESRRCPDCDATIGGQSHALASGNQVASEMDGAQHAAWSEGNNLLNYGQIDFND, encoded by the exons ATGGATGGATCAGCTGAATATACAGAGGATGGAGAATCCAAGAAGAAAAATTATGGAAGAG GTGGCAATAGCCGCTTCAGGGGACGGAGGAGGGCCAGTAGTGAATGTAAAATTAGGgttgaaagaggaggaggacacagtGGGGTGGCAGACGGCACGGCTGCTACAGGGAGAGCTGGACCaggggaggacagaggagggattggaggaagaagaggagtcGGGAGAGGTCAAAGACGCCCTGATGTGAGGGAACGCTCCATAACAGGGAGTCAAGTAGGCAGAGGACACGAGAGAGGGACATGTAGGGGAGGAGGTATatcagggaggggaggagatagaTCATTAGGAAGAACAGGGGatagagaaaggagaggaggagacgcgaGAAGCGGCAGGGGGGGTAGGCGTGGTGGGATGGCCCCTGGAGCCGGAGATTTCGCACGTCatgcagcgagagagaggagcgggAGTTTGACAGTGCCAGCTGATCAGAGAGATCAGAGCGCCAGAGGGGGTCGATGTGCTAGTCGAGGTAGGGGGGGCGATCGTGGAGCAAGACCCAGAGCGCCTCAGTCGAGGTCAGCCCCCCCCAGCGACACCAGGGGGGGGGCGCCACACGGTCGCAGGATGACCTACACGATGCTGGCGGAGCTCTCGGAGAAACCGCCCTCCGAGGTGGccatcaccctctcctcctctcctgcctttCAAGAGCTCCTGGAGGAGCGAGATATCCGGCATGACCTCGTGCAGCTCGTTTGCTCTGCCCTGAGCAGGGCCTTCCAGTCGCGCGTGGATAGGCGCACGGTCCAGCACCTTGCTGGTGTGGTGAAGGACAGCGGGTTCCTGCGCACCATCCTCCCGCAATACGTAGGCGGAATGAGTGCAGAGTCCGACCCCACCCGCAGGGAACAGTACCCGCAGCACTTTGACAACTTGATAGCTGTCCTGTCTAAG GTGCTCAGCATCTTCCCAGCCAGCTCAGTCCAggctgtgtctgtgcttgtggtTCTCTTGCGGGCCTCGCTCATTGGCCTGAGGGACTCTGGGGTTGACATCGCACGTCCAACTGAAGAAAAGCTGGAAGACATCCAGGCTTTAATCCAGCAACTCCAAGAGAGATCCAGGGAGGGAAGCCTGCGTTCAGACCGGGACCATCTTCCCCTCTTATCCGACCAACTCGACAATGAAG GTGAGGAAGAACTGGAGAACTTTCGGACAATACCCATCTATCCAACACGAGAGGAGTACCATGAAAATAAGACACCCTACCTGAGGCCCAACGCCACTACAGGACAATACGCCGACACAGAAACCTACCTCGACACACACTTCCGACTGCTGAGAGAGGACTTTGTCCGGCCGCTACGTGAGGGGATCCAGAGACTCATCTGCCATTTGGACCAGGGGAAGAATACCCAGCAGCTTAAGAAGGAGCGTTTTGATGACATCAGTGTGTACTTTGACGCCAAACTGGAGTCGCCTCTGTGCACTCGTTCAGGCATAGCCTATGTTATCAAATTTGACGTTAAACCTCTGAAG TTTGTTCGCTGGGAAAACTCCAAGAAGTTGCTGTATGGGTCTTTGTTGTGCATGTCGTGTGACTTCTTCGAGAACTTCCTGTTTGCTACAATATCTGAACGAGAGCTGAAAGACGTGAAGAAAGGCAGAATTCAGGTCATCTTTTCTGATGAGAGCAAACAAAAGCTGGCAACCATGCAG ACCAATCGACCGTTTCTGATGGTGGAGACGTCTGCCTACTTTGAGGCCTACCGTCATGTTCTGGAGGGCCTGCAGGAAGTACGGGGAGATGAGCTTCCCTTTCAGag GTATATAGTGGAGTGCAGCCCAGATGTGCAACCCCCACGGTATCTGAGAGGAAACGACATGTACAACCTGGAACAGGTGGCAGACcctaagaagaagaagaagatcaagCCCTTTCACTGCCTCAGGCCTGCTGACTGGCCTGCCAAGGAGACCCTCGACCTGGACGAGTCTCAGATGGAAGCCTTTCAATTGGCTCTCACTCAGGAGCTAGCCATCATACAAGGACCCCCTGGCACTG GAAAGACCCACGTCGGCCTTAAAATCGCCAAGGCACTGTTGACCAACCAGGGACTCTGGAGTGCCCATCAGGAGGCTGCGCCAATGCTTGTCGTGTGTTACACAAACCACGCTTTGGACCAGTTCCTGGAGG GTATCcatacatttctaaaaaaagGAATCGTGAGAGTGGGGGGCCGGAGCAACAGCACTATCCTTGAGCCCTTCCTCCTCAAACATCAACTGGAAATCTTCCGTAGGGGAAATGGAATGCCCAAACACCTACGATATGCTTTTAAAGAT ATTTTAAGGGATATGGTAAAGTGGGAGCACATAATCAAGGATCATGCTGTACAACTACAGTGCAGTCAGAAGGGGGTCCTTCGAGAGCACATTCTGCAGAAATTCATTTCAGATAGACACTGGCACAGCCTGGAACAGCCTGCAATGCCCATCC CTGAATGGTACCAAGTGCAGAGTCAGATGGTTGAGTGGTTGGGATTAGGTCCCACAATCATCCAGCAGGAGGCGGAGAAGGAAGCACATGAAG ACATGGAGACGGATGACCACACAGAAGCGGAAGTGGTAGCAGATGAGTTCATCCAGATCATTGAGGAAGCAGACCTGATTCACGCTGAGCGATTTATCGAAGACGGCTTTGAGTCCAACGGGGAGCAGGAAGAGCAACAAGGAGAGGAACTGATTCTGGCTGTGAACTTTGAGAAAGTCAGCATACAGGAGGGCCAGAGTGAACAGGAATGGCAG ATTCAGGCCAAACAGAGGAAAAGAATCAAATTAACAATACAAAAGGAACTGGATAAGGAATCAGACATGACCGAAGCAGAGGAAAAAGCCATTTTTGACATTTGGCATCTGAGTATGGCAGACCGATGGAGACTTTATCG GCTATGGGTGTCACGCTACAGGTATTTTCTGCAAGATCAACTTCAGCAGTCTGAGGAGGAATATCAGAACACAGTGGAAAGGTTGGAGGAGGTGCGGCTCAACGAGAAAATCTGTCTCCTCCGCAGTGCCAAG GTCATCGGCATGACGACCACAGGGGCGGCCAAGTTCCGTAAGATCTTGCAGGAAGTGCGTCCGCGGCTGGTGATagtggaggaggctgctgaggtGTTGGAGGCCCACACCATCACCTCTCTGAACCCAGAGTGTCAGCACCTCATCCTCATCGGAGACCACCAGCAG CTGCGGCCCAGTGCTACAGTGTACGATCTGGCCAAGAGGTACGATCTGGAGGTTTCCATGTTCGAGAGGCTGGTGAAAAATGATTTCCCTTTCGTCAGGCTCAACTATCAG CATCGCATGAGGCCTGACATCGCTTGCCTCCTGACCCCACACATCTACCCCGAGCTGGAGAACCACCCGTCAGTCATGGACTACGACAACGTCAAG GGCATCAAAACCAATCTGTTCTTCCTGGAGCACAGCCACCTAGAGGAAAACCTCAGAGATGGGAAGAGTCACGAGAACAAACATGAAGCCATGTTTGTAGTTGCTCTGTGTCGCTATCTTCTGATGCAGGACTACAATCCGGAACAGATTACTATCCTCACCACATACAGCGGACAGCTCTTCTGCCTGCGCAATATGATGCCCTCCTCCGAGTTTGCAGGGGTCAAAGTGCATGTGGTTGACAAGTACCAAGGGGAGGAGAACGACATTGTCTTGCTGTCTCTGGTCCGCAGCAACGCCAAGGGAATTGTGGGCTTCTTGAGCATCCCCAACCGCGTCTGCGTGGCATTATCACGCGCCAAGAAAGGCCTCTACTGCATTGGAAACAGTGCAATACTGAGCAAGGTCAAACTGTGGAGCAATATCTTCGGCACCTTGAAAGAGAAGGAACAGATGGGCAAAGCGCTCACTCTGTGCTGTCAGAACCACCCAGAAAAACAGATCCAGGCCGCCTGCTCTGAGGACTTCAAACAAGCCCCCGAAGGGGGGTGTTTGACGCCTTGTGAGTTCCGCTTGGACTGCGGCCATGTTTGTGAGCGAGTATGCCACCCTTATGACCCCCAGCACAAGAAGTACAAGTGTGAGAAAAATTGTGAGAGAAAACTGTGTGATCGTGGACACAAGTGCCCATTGGCTTGTCACCGTCAATGCCCAGCGTGTCCGGTGAAGATTGAGAAGACCTTACCAGGTTGTGGGCACAAGCAAATGGTCCCTTGCTACATGGACCCTGCTGACTTCAAATGCATTGCGCCCTGTGAGAAAAGTCTCCAATGCGGACATCAGTGTAAAGCAAAGTGTGGGGGTCCATGTACAATTAATTGCAAGGTAATGGTCCCCTTCATTCTAGAATGTGGACATACCCAGAGTGATTACTGCTTCTACAAGACAAAAGAATATGAGCCTAACTGTAGGACCCCGTGTGACCTACAGCTCAAATGCGGCCACAGCTGTACTGGTACTTGCTACGAATGCAACCAGGGGCGCTATCACCTTCCATGCTCCTACCAGTGTGAACGTCTGCTCATTTGTTCCCATAAGTGCAGGGAACCTTGCACCGGTGAGTGCCCTCCATGCAAGCTGCCCTGCGAGAACGTCTGCATCCACAGCAAGTGCAAGAAACGTTGTGGCCAACCCTGTGCCCCTTGCGCAGAGCCTTGTGCCTGGCAATGTCTGCACCAAAGTTGCAGCAAGCTTTGCCACGAACCTTGTGACCGCCCGCCATGCACAAAGCCCTGTTCCAAAATGCTGGGCTGCGGCCACCCCTGCATAGGCCTCTGCGGAGACAAATGTCCAAACAAATGTCGCGTCTGTGATCACGACGAGGTCACAGAAATATTCTTCGGCTCTGAGGACGATCCCGAGGCCTACTTCATTCAACTGGAGGACTGCGGTCACATTGTTGAGTCCGAAGCTATGGACACATACATGGAGATGGACCAGAAGTCAGAGGACAACGAGCAGATGGTCATCAAACTGAAAGAGTGCCCCAGATGTCGCACTCCGATCCGCAGAAACCTTCGCTACGGCTCTCACATCAACCGCAGCCTGGCCGAGATAGAGAAAGTCAAGGAGAAGATAACTGGACACAAGATAGATATCGAAACTGAAAGCAACACCCTCACAGTGCAATGGGAAACCAACAGACAACTTCTTACACATTTGCCAGACATATGTAATGAGCGTGTTCAAAGCCAATTGTCAGCGTCACATATCACCGCTAATGAACTGGTGGTAGTGGAACATACGATGCTCTTTATGGAGAGAGCCGCCATGCTTCTGAAGATCCAAAAGGAGGAGATGACTGGAAACCACAGCCTCCGTTTCACAGACAAAGTTGATGTGTTCCTCCAATGGCTTCTTCACCCAAAACAGAAATTCACTGAACAACAAGTCTCAGATTTGCAAAAGGAGCTGCAGAGACTCACCCTTTTGGCTGAACTCAACGCACGGTGCACAATGGCAGACCAAAgacaacaaataacaaaaatccAGGCTGGAGTAGATGATATCAGGAAGGTTTTGGATAAGATTGACCCTTTCACCGAACAAGACGCAGACAAAGTGAAGCTGGCCTTACTGAATCTAGATGAAAAACTCCCCTACACGGGCCTAGGAATTAGTGataaggagagggagatggttGTCTCGGCTCTGAAGTTGCCACCTGGTCACTGGTACAAGTGTCCAAACGGCcatatctatatcataacaGAGTGCGGAGGGGCAATGGAGAGCAGACGCTGCCCAGACTGTGATGCCACTATCGGTGGACAGAGTCACGCTTTGGCCAGTGGAAACCAGGTCGCCTCAGAGATGGACGGAGCGCAGCACGCGGCTTGGTCTGAGGGCAATAATCTGTTGAATTATGGTCAAATAGACTTTAATGACTAA